The proteins below come from a single Plantactinospora sp. KBS50 genomic window:
- a CDS encoding peptidylprolyl isomerase, whose amino-acid sequence MTSTRERQRAAAKARLEKEMRERAEQARRRRRTRNLVAGGAALVLVVAGGVWALVAMNDSGKKKNVAADSGTAECTWTKLTADEKTPQVKDVGEPPVTVPKTGTDILTIDTGLGAIKAKVDRAATPCTAASFEYLASKDFWDNTKCHRLVTEGIQVLQCGDPSATGEGYRDTDGQGGPGYRYAEENLPTDKRPPYPAGVIAMAKTQAPSSTGSQFFIVYGDSQLDPSYTVLGTITEGMDIVNEVAEAGDDGAFAEQAGGGHPKKEVLIKDLTMAQA is encoded by the coding sequence GTGACGTCCACGAGAGAGCGGCAGCGCGCCGCCGCCAAGGCGCGACTGGAAAAGGAGATGCGGGAACGCGCCGAACAGGCGCGCCGGCGCCGGCGGACGCGCAACCTCGTCGCGGGCGGTGCGGCACTGGTGCTGGTCGTCGCGGGGGGCGTCTGGGCACTGGTCGCGATGAACGACTCCGGCAAGAAGAAGAACGTCGCGGCCGACAGCGGGACCGCCGAGTGCACCTGGACCAAGCTCACCGCCGACGAGAAGACCCCGCAGGTCAAGGACGTCGGCGAGCCGCCCGTCACGGTACCGAAGACCGGAACGGACATTCTGACCATCGACACCGGCCTGGGCGCGATCAAGGCCAAGGTCGACCGGGCGGCCACCCCGTGCACCGCGGCCAGCTTCGAGTACCTGGCCAGCAAGGACTTCTGGGACAACACCAAGTGCCACCGGCTGGTGACCGAGGGAATCCAGGTCCTCCAGTGCGGTGACCCCAGCGCCACCGGCGAGGGCTACCGGGACACCGACGGGCAGGGCGGTCCGGGCTACCGGTACGCCGAGGAGAACCTTCCCACCGACAAGCGCCCGCCGTACCCGGCCGGCGTGATCGCGATGGCCAAGACCCAGGCGCCGAGCAGCACCGGAAGCCAGTTCTTCATCGTGTACGGCGACTCCCAGCTCGATCCGAGCTACACGGTCCTGGGCACGATCACCGAGGGCATGGACATCGTCAACGAGGTTGCGGAGGCCGGCGACGACGGCGCCTTCGCCGAGCAGGCCGGTGGCGGTCACCCGAAGAAGGAAGTGCTGATCAAGGACCTCACCATGGCCCAGGCGTGA
- a CDS encoding MBL fold metallo-hydrolase, with the protein MFVAGFPADAFGTNCYVLAPAPGEQCVVVDPGIGVLDRLDDLLREHRLHPAAVLLTHGHLDHTFSVAPVCGARGITAYVHPADREMLADPGKGLSVDLNQMFGGRLPYTEPEDVAELTDGATLALAGLEFTVDHAPGHTGGSVLFRTPGAGTHWAAEQLCLAGDVLFAGSIGRTDLPGGSMPAMLSSLREKILPLADDTVVLPGHGPETTIGRERATNPYLRQVAGHDGPQPTALRGL; encoded by the coding sequence GTGTTCGTCGCCGGCTTTCCCGCCGACGCTTTCGGCACCAACTGTTACGTGCTCGCCCCGGCACCGGGCGAGCAGTGCGTGGTGGTCGACCCGGGCATCGGCGTTCTCGACCGCCTCGACGACCTGCTGCGCGAGCATCGGCTGCATCCGGCCGCGGTGCTGCTCACCCACGGACACCTCGACCACACCTTCTCGGTGGCGCCGGTCTGCGGCGCCCGGGGGATCACCGCCTACGTCCATCCCGCCGACCGCGAGATGCTGGCGGACCCGGGCAAGGGGCTCTCGGTCGACCTGAACCAGATGTTCGGCGGCCGGTTGCCGTACACCGAGCCGGAGGACGTGGCCGAGCTGACCGACGGAGCCACCCTGGCGCTGGCCGGGCTGGAGTTCACCGTCGACCACGCACCGGGCCATACCGGCGGGTCGGTGCTGTTCCGGACGCCGGGAGCGGGCACCCACTGGGCGGCCGAGCAGCTCTGCCTCGCCGGTGACGTGCTGTTCGCCGGCTCCATCGGCCGCACCGACCTGCCGGGCGGCAGCATGCCGGCCATGCTGAGCAGCCTGCGGGAGAAGATCCTCCCGCTCGCCGACGACACCGTGGTGCTGCCCGGGCACGGCCCGGAAACGACCATCGGCCGGGAGCGGGCGACCAACCCGTACCTGCGCCAGGTGGCCGGCCACGACGGCCCGCAGCCGACCGCGCTGCGCGGCCTCTGA